Part of the Vigna unguiculata cultivar IT97K-499-35 chromosome 3, ASM411807v1, whole genome shotgun sequence genome, AGTTATCTTCTTTATTTGTGTAGTATATGTAGTAATGGACTAATAATTTAATCTGTAACTCTAAAATAGATGTAGTGAACACCAGTGGCAGCACATATTTGAATTAAACACATACAGTACTTCAATCAAATGACATCTTTTAAAGATCACAAAAATCTGCATGTAGAGAAAACTCTGTCCTAAGGTCACTGTTACCCCAAAAAAACCTCATACTGTTTGTTTTGATGCCTATTACAGAAATAATGGAAGTTTGCATTTCCTTATGGTATGATGCTTGCCAAAACTGTTTGCAGGACATCCTGGTGGAAGCAATAGATGACTTTCCTTATATTTGATAGAAACAAGAGAAAGGCCGTGAGGAGGGACAGACAATGAGTATTTTGCAAGCTCTTTGCGATCTCGACTTGCCAGAATATGAGCAACAATGTCAGGAGGGATAGCTTCCCTACCAATTTGAAGCAACAAAGCCACCTggaaaaaacaaacacaaatattCATTGCAAAAGTGGAACAACTACTATGTAATTTTCAAATTGGTGACTACTCTTTTAGATTAATTAGGAACAAAGCTATTTACCATGTTTCGGACTTGTCTATACAAGAAACCTGTGCCTTCAACTTCAAGTTGCAAAAGAGCTCCCTAATCAAGGATATTGAAGTAATCAGACTTTTCAAGCATTAAAGTCTtcacagaaaaaaataaagaaagaaaaaggtaCAGAGAGGGTAATACACTGTAAATTTCTTAAATGGTAGAACTAGTAACGTACCATTTCTTTCAAATCAAATCGGAATATTTGCTTCACCGGATCCGGCACCCCATCATTGTGGGATGAATTGGCAAAGGCCGAGAAATCATGCTTcccaacaaaatattttgcagcTTCTTTCATTACAGCGCTATTGAGTTTATACACACTATGGTAAGCAAAATGCCGCTGAAATGGATCCATGACGCTATCATTGTATATCTTGTAATGGTAAATCTTACTTTTGGCAGAAAATCGAGCATGGAATTCAGCTGATGCCGGGCTGATCTCTCTAACTCGGATATCAGAAGGAAGAAGGCCATTCAAAGCTGCATGAATGTCTTCCAAATTGTTATAGTTAAAAGGTGTAAAGAAATGAGCAACCTGCAGTAGAAAGTTCCTCCAAGCCATAAATTTACAATGTGGGTTACTTGAAAGTTGAAGCcacataaaagaaacaaaaaccaGACCTGACCCCAGGCATGGACTCCTGCATCAGTCCTGCTAGCACCAACCAAACTGAGATCCTTCCTTTGAAGCTTTGTTGCTTGAGTTAAAGCTTTCTCCAGAGTGCATTGTACAGTAGGGGGAGACTGTTGATATTGCCAACCTGAAATAATCATCATTCAAGGGTTAAAGGAAAGAACTCAATTGCTAAACTATGTTTTTACTTATTAATACTGGAAAAGTGCACCTTTTTGGATGACcttaaggaaaaaaaaggaattGTTATCCTCTGGAAGTTCAAGAAACCCCCCATTTTAG contains:
- the LOC114176847 gene encoding uncharacterized protein LOC114176847 encodes the protein MSYAVGALVAPSSSPTSFPLINSTASVEVEHGVKPIEDGYKWRLVLAYEGTRYAGWQYQQSPPTVQCTLEKALTQATKLQRKDLSLVGASRTDAGVHAWGQVAHFFTPFNYNNLEDIHAALNGLLPSDIRVREISPASAEFHARFSAKSKIYHYKIYNDSVMDPFQRHFAYHSVYKLNSAVMKEAAKYFVGKHDFSAFANSSHNDGVPDPVKQIFRFDLKEMGALLQLEVEGTGFLYRQVRNMVALLLQIGREAIPPDIVAHILASRDRKELAKYSLSVPPHGLSLVSIKYKESHLLLPPGCPANSFGKHHTIRKCKLPLFL